Proteins from one Pagrus major chromosome 1, Pma_NU_1.0 genomic window:
- the LOC141013040 gene encoding spectrin beta chain, non-erythrocytic 1-like isoform X3: MMTTVAAEFDHMELQQQYSSNDTVNNRWDEEWDNENSSARLFERSRIKALADEREAVQKKTFTKWVNSHLSRVSCRITDLYMDLRDGRMLIKLLEVLSGERLPKPTKGRMRIHCLENVDKALQFLKEQRVHLENMGSHDIVDGNHRLTLGLIWTIILRFQIQDISVETEDNKEKRSAKDALLLWCQMKTAGYPNVNIHNFSTSWRDGMAFNALIHKHRPDLIDFDKLKKSNAHYNLQNAFNLAEQHLGLTKLLDPEDISVDHPDEKSVITYVVTYYHYFSKMKALKVEGKRIGKVLDNAIETEKMIEKYESLASDLLEWIEQTIIILNNRKFANSLVGVQQQLQAFNTYRTVEKPPKFTEKGNLEVLLFTIQSKMRANNQKVYMPREGKLISDINKAWERLEKAEHERELALRTELIRQEKLEQLARRFDRKAAMRETWLSENQRLVSQDNFGFDLQAVEAATKKHEAIETDIAAYEERVQAVVAVAKELEVEHYHDIKRITARKDNVIRLWEYLLELLKARRQRLEMNLGLQRVFQEMLYIMDWMDEMKMLLLSQDYGKHLLGVEDLLQKHALVEADIAIQADRVKAVSTNANKFSVNNEGYKPCDPQVIQDRVSHLEFCYQELTQLAAERRARLEESRRLWKFFWEMAEEEGWIREKEQILSSVEHGKDLTGALRLLSQQRALEDEMSGRAGHLQHTIAEGQAMVEAGHFAATKIQERIADLQAQWAALEQLAAARKKRLEEAMALHQFQADADDVDAWTLDALRIVSSGETGHDEFSTQALVRKHKDAAAEVASYRPVIDSLHEQAASLSTEEAESEEVRGRLAGIEERYKEVAELTKLRKQALQDALALYKMFSEANACEVWIDEKEQWLNSMEIPEKLEDLEVIQHRFESLEPEMNNQASRVAVVNQIARQLMHNGHPSEKDIKTQQDKLNNRWSQFRDLVDQKKESLNSALGVQNYHLDCNETKSWIKEKTKVIESTQELGNDLTGVMALQRKLTGMERDLAAIEDKLGDLRGEATQLSEEHPDQAKAITGRLAEITAVWEEMKNTLKTREESLGEARKLQQFLRELDDFQSWLSRTQTAIASEDMPNTLAEAEKLMAQHEGIKNEINNYEEDYQKMRDMGEMVTQGQTDAQYMFLRQRLQALDTGWNELHKMWENRQNLLSQSHAYQLFLRDTKQAEAFLNNQEYVLAHTEMPTTLEGAEAAIKKQEDFMTTMDANEDKINSVVEAGRRLASDGNINAERIQERVASIDDRHKKNREAAVELLMRLKDNRDLQKFLQDCQELSLWINEKMLTAQDMTYDEARNLHSKWLKHQAFMAELQSNKEWLDKIQKDGMLLVSEKPETEAVVKEKLSALHTMWEELESTTQTKAQCLFDANKAELFTQSCADLDKWMGGLEGQIQSDDYGKDLTSVNILLKKQQMLENQVEVRQREVVELQSQVKALGQEVKDTDEVDGRRQLVETKFQELLEPLRRRRDFLVESREVHQFNRDVEDEILWVQERMAVATSTDHGHNLQTVQLLIKKNQTLQKEIQGHRPRIDDILERSESLLKDESSSGNIIRQRLANLRELWRQLMEEAERRHGRLEEAHKAQQYYFDAAEAEAWMSEQELYMMSEEKAKDEQSAVTMQKKHQIVEQAVEDYAETVHQLSKTSRGLVSDGHPESERISMRQSQVDKLYAGLKDLSEERRGKLDERLRLFQLNREVDDLEQWIAEREVVAGSHELGQDYEHVTMLQERFREFARDTGNIGQERVDAVNRLADELINTGHGDAATVAEWKDGLNEAWADLLELIDTRTQILAASFELHKFYHDAKEILGRILDKQKKLPEEVGRDQNTVETLQRMHTTFEHDIQALGTQVRQLQEDAVRLQSAYAGDKADDIQRRESEVLEAWRSLLEACDGRRDRLLDTGDKFRFFSMVRDLMLWMEDVIRLIEAQENPRDVSSVELLMNNHQGIKAEIDARNDSFTACIELGKALLARKHYASEEIKEKLLQLTDKRKEMIDKWEDRWEWLRLILEVHQFSRDAGVAEAWLLGQEPYLSSREMGQSVDEVEKLIKRHEAFEKSAATWEERFSALERLTTLELLEVRRQQEEEERMRKPPSPEPVVVEQQEESQQQSGITQNGLPSDQDSPRDGVDGADLVNGVAERSSKEPSPGGSPTTGRKSKTSQSSTLPSKNQDSSSQLEGLLHRKHEWEGHNKKASNRSWHNVYCVINNQEMGFYKDSKAAAQGVPYHNEVPISLREATCDVASEYKKKKHVFKLRLADGNEYLFQAKDEEEMSTWIQAILNANADGLGSNPGTPVSGRAQTLPAAVTLTTESSPGKREKDKEKEKEKRFSLFSKKKQ; the protein is encoded by the exons ATGAGCGCGAGGCGGTGCAGAAGAAGACCTTCACTAAGTGGGTGAACTCTCACCTGTCCAGAGTCTCCTGCAGGATCACAGACCTGTACATGGACCTGAGGGACGGACGCATGCTGATCAAGCTGCTGGAGGTCCTGTCAGGAGAGAGGCTG CCGAAGCCGACCAAAGGCCGGATGCGTATTCACTGTCTGGAGAACGTGGACAAGGCTCTGCAGTTCCTGAAGGAGCAGAGGGTTCACCTGGAGAACATGGGCTCCCACGACATCGTGGACGGAAACCACCGACTGACGCTGGGACTCATCTGGACCATCATCCTCCGCTTCCAG ATTCAGGACATCAGTGTGGAGACTGAAGACAACAAAGAGAAGAGATCAGCCAAAGACGCTCTGCTGCTCTGGTGTCAGATGAAGACGGCTGG GTATCCCAACGTGAACATCCACAACTTCTCCACCAGCTGGAGAGATGGGATGGCCTTCAACGCTCTCATCCACAAACACAG gCCCGATCTGATTGACTTTGACAAGTTGAAGAAGTCCAACGCTCACTACAACCTGCAGAATGCCTTCAACCTGGCTGAGCAGCACCTGGGCCTCACCAAGCTGCTGGACCCTGAAG atatcAGTGTGGACCATCCTGATGAGAAGTCAGTCATCACCTACGTGGTGACGTATTATCACTACTTCTCCAAGATGAAGGCTCTGAAGGTGGAAGGCAAACGAATCGGAAAG gTGTTGGATAACGCCATCGAGACGGAGAAGATGATCGAGAAGTACGAGTCTCTGGCCTCAGACCTGCTGGAGTGGATCGAACAGaccatcatcatcctcaacAACAGGAAGTTCGCCAACTCGCTGGTCGgcgtccagcagcagctccaggccTTCAACACCTACAGGACTGTCGAGAAGCCTCCAAA GTTCACAGAGAAGGGGAACCTGGAGGTTCTTCTCTTCACCATCCAGAGTAAGATGAGAGCCAACAACCAGAAGGTCTACATGCCCCGAGAGGGAAAACTCATCTCAGACATCAACAAG GCCTGGGAGCGACTGGAAAAGGCGGAGCACGAGAGGGAGCTGGCTCTGAGGACAGAACTTATTCGTCAGGAGAAACTGGAACAACTCGCCAGACGCTTTGACCGCAAGGCAGCCATGAGAGAGACCTGGCTCAGCGAAAACCAGAGACTGGTGTCACAG gACAACTTTGGTTTCGACCTTCAGGCCGTCGAAGCGGCCACAAAGAAGCACGAGGCGATTGAGACGGACATCGCAGCGTACGAGGAGCGTGTCCAGGCCGTGGTTGCTGTGGCAAaggagctggaggtggagcACTACCACGACATTAAACGCATCACAGCCAGGAAGGACAATGTGATCCGGCTGTGGGAGTACCTGCTGGAGCTGTTGAAGGCCCGCCGGCAGAGACTGGAGATGAACCTGGGCCTGCAGAGAGTCTTCCAGGAGATGCTCTACATCATGGACTGGATGGACGAGATGAAG ATGTTGCTGCTGTCTCAGGATTATGGAAAGCATCTGTTAGGTGTGGAGGACCTGCTGCAGAAACACGCCCTGGTGGAGGCAGACATCGCCATCCAGGCTGACAGGGTGAAGGCAGTCAGCACCAACGCCAACAAGTTCTCTGTCAACAATGAAG GCTATAAGCCCTGCGACCCTCAGGTCATCCAGGACCGGGTTTCCCACCTGGAGTTCTGCTACCAGGAGCTGACCCAGCTGGCCGCAGAGCGTCGCGCCCGCCTGGAAGAGTCACGTCGTCTCTGGAAGTTCTTCTGGGAAATGGCCGAGGAGGAGGGCTGGATCCGTGAGAAGGAGCAGATCCTGTCCTCTGTTGAACACGGTAAAGATCTGACGGGGGCACTGCGCCTCCTAAGTCAGCAACGCGCCCTGGAGGACGAGATGAGCGGCCGCGCCGGCCACCTGCAGCACACCATCGCAGAGGGCCAGGCTATGGTGGAGGCTGGCCACTTTGCTGCCACCAAGATCCAGGAGCGTATCGCTGACCTGCAGGCTCAGTGGGCAGCGTTGGAGCAGCTGGCAGCGGCGAGgaagaagaggctggaggaggctaTGGCTCTGCACCAGTTCCAGGCTGACGCAGATGATGTCGACGCCTGGACGCTTGATGCCCTGCGCATTGTCTCCAGTGGAGAGACGGGCCATGACGAATTCTCCACCCAGGCTCTGGTCCGGAAGCACAAGGACGCAGCGGCAGAGGTTGCCAGCTACCGCCCAGTCATCGACTCACTCCACGAGCAGGCCGCCTCTCTATCGACAGAGGAGGCTGAGTCAGAAGAGGTCCGTGGTCGGCTGGCCGGTATCGAGGAACGCTACAAGGAGGTGGCAGAACTGACAAAGCTGAGGAAGCAGGCGCTGCAGGATGCTCTGGCACTCTACAAGATGTTCAGCGAGGCCAACGCTTGTGAGGTTTGGATTGACGAGAAGGAGCAGTGGCTGAACAGCATGGAGATCCCCGAAAAACTGGAGGACCTGGAGGTCATCCAGCACAG GTTTGAGAGTCTGGAGCCGGAGATGAACAACCAGGCGTCTCGTGTTGCTGTGGTAAACCAGATCGCCCGGCAGCTGATGCACAACGGTCACCCGAGCGAAAAGGACATCAAGACCCAACAGGACAAACTCAACAACAG GTGGAGTCAGTTCCGCGATCTGGTGGACCAGAAGAAGGAGTCCCTGAACTCCGCTCTGGGAGTGCAGAACTACCACCTAGACTGCAATGAGACCAAGTCCTGGATCAAAGAGAAGACCAAAGTCATTGAGTCCACCCAGGAGCTGGGCAACGACCTCACCGGAGTCATGGCCCTGCAGCGCAAACTGACTGGTATGGAGCGTGACCTGGCCGCCATCGAAGACAAACTGGGTGATCTGCGAGGCGAGGCTACGCAGCTCTCAGAGGAGCACCCTGACCAGGCCAAGGCTATCACAGGCCGCCTGGCTGAGATCACCGCTGTCTGGGAGGAAATGAAGAACACTCTGAAGACCCGCGAGGAGTCTCTGGGCGAGGccaggaagctgcagcagttcCTGCGCGAGCTGGACGACTTCCAGTCTTGGCTGTCCCGGACTCAGACAGCCATCGCCTCCGAGGACATGCCAAACACGCTGGCTGAGGCAGAGAAGCTCATGGCCCAGCACGAAGGCATCAAGAATGAAATCAATAACTACGAGGAGGACTACCAGAAGATGCGGGACATGGGGGAGATGGTGACGCAGGGCCAGACAGATGCACAGTACATGTTCCTGAGACAGAGGCTGCAGGCGCTCGACACCGGCTGGAACGAACTGCACAAGATGTGGGAGAACCGGCAGAACCTGCTGTCCCAGTCCCACGCTTACCAGCTGTTCCTCAGGGACACCAAGCAGGCCGAGGCCTTCCTCAACAACCAG GAGTACGTCCTGGCTCACACCGAGATGCCTACCACTCTGGAGGGCGCAGAGGCAGCCATCAAGAAGCAGGAGGACTTCATGACCACCATGGACGCCAATGAAGACAAGATCAACAGTGTGGTAGAGGCCGGCAGGCGGTTGGCCAGCGACGGAAACATCAATGCTGAACGCATCCAGGAGAGAGTCGCCTCCATCGATGACAG GCATAAGAAGAACAGGGAGGCTGCAGTGGAGCTGCTGATGAGGCTGAAGGacaacagagacctgcagaaGTTCCTGCAGGACTGTCAGGAG CTGTCTCTGTGGATCAATGAGAAGATGCTCACAGCTCAGGACATGACCTACGACGAGGCCAGGAACCTGCACAGCAAGTGGCTGAAGCACCAGGCCTTCATGGCTGAACTGCAGTCCAACAAAGAGTGGCTGGACAAGATCCAGAAG GACGGCATGCTGCTGGTGTCGGAGAAGCCGGAGACGGAGGCGGTGGTGAAGGAGAAGCTGTCGGCGCTCCACACCATGTGGGAGGAGTTAGAGTCCACCACGCAGACTAAAGCTCAGTGTCTGTTTGACGCCAACAAGGCAGAGCTGTTCACTCAGAGCTGCGCTGACCTTGACAAGTGGATGGGAGGTCTGGAGGGTCAGATCCAGTCTGACGACTACGGCAAAGACCTGACCTCCGTCAACATCCTGCTCAAGAAACAACAG ATGCTGGAGAACCAGGTGGAGGTGCGTCAGCGGGaggtggtggagctgcagagccaGGTGAAGGCTCTGGGTCAGGAGGTGAAGGACACTGATGAGGTGGACGGGCGGAGGCAGTTGGTGGAGACGAAGTTCCAGGAGTTGCTGGAGCCGCTGCGCCGCCGCAGGGACTTCCTGGTGGAGTCCAGAGAGGTTCACCAGTTCAACCGAGACGTGGAGGACGAGATC CTGTGGGTTCAGGAGAGGATGGCTGTGGCCACGTCCACCGATCACGGACACAACCTGCAGACGGTCCAGCTGCTCATCAAGAAGAACCAG ACGCTGCAGAAGGAGATCCAGGGCCATCGGCCTCGTATCGACGACATCCTGGAGCGCAGCGAGAGCCTCCTGAAAGACGAGTCGTCCAGCGGCAACATTATTCGCCAGCGTCTGGCCAACCTGCGTGAGCTGTGGAggcagctgatggaggaggcggAGCGGCGCCATGGGCGGCTGGAGGAGGCGCACAAAGCCCAGCAGTATTACTTTGATGCTGCAGAGGCCGAAGCCTGGATGAGCGAGCAGGAGCTGTacatgatgtcagaggagaagGCCAag gACGAGCAGAGCGCTGTCACCATGCAGAAGAAGCATCAGATCGTGGAGCAGGCAGTGGAGGACTACGCCGAGACCGTCCACCAGCTGTCCAAGACCAGCAGAGGACTGGTGTCTGATGGACACCCTGAGAG tgagcgGATCAGTATGCGTCAGTCTCAGGTGGACAAGCTGTATGCCGGCCTGAAGGACCTGTCAGAGGAGAGGCGGGGCAAACTGGATGAGAGGCTCCGCCTCTTCCAGCTGAACCGAGAGGTCGATGACCTCGAGCAGTGGATCGCTGAGCGGGAGGTGGTGGCCGGGTCGCACGAGCTGGGACAGGACTACGAACATGTGACT ATGTTGCAGGAGCGTTTCCGGGAGTTCGCTCGGGACACCGGCAACATTGGTCAGGAGCGTGTGGACGCCGTCAACCGCCTGGCAGACGAGCTGATCAACACGGGTCACGGCGACGCAGCGACGGTGGCGGAGTGGAAGGACGGGCTGAACGAGGCCTGGGCCGATCTTCTGGAGCTCATCGACACCAGGACGCAGATCCTCGCCGCCTCCTTCGAGCTTCACAAGTTCTACCACGACGCAAAGGAGATCCTGGGACGCATCCTGGACAAGCAGAAGAAGCTTCCAGAGGAGGTCGGCCGGGACCAGAACACGGTGGAGACACTGCAGAGGATGCACACCACCTTCGAACACGACATTCAGGCCCTGGGAACACAG GTGAGGCAGCTGCAGGAGGACGCGGTCCGTCTCCAGTCGGCGTATGCAGGAGACAAAGCGGATGACATCCAGCGGAGGGAGAGTGAGGTGCTAGAGGCCTGGAGGAGTCTGCTGGAGGCCTGCGACGGGCGCCGGGACCGCCTCCTCGACACCGGGGACAAGTTCAGGTTCTTCAGCATGGTCCGGGACCTGATGCTGTGGATGGAAGATGTGATCCGGCTCATCGAGGCCCAGGAGAACCCCAG agacgTGTCGTCAGTGGAGCTGCTGATGAACAACCATCAGGGCATCAAGGCCGAGATCGACGCCCGAAACGACAGCTTCACCGCCTGCATCGAGCTCGGGAAAGCCCTGCTGGCCCGGAAGCACTACGCTTCAGAGGAG atcaaagagaagctgctgcagctgactgaCAAGAGGAAAGAGATGATTGACAAGTGGGAGGATCGATGGGAGTGGCTACGACTCA tCCTGGAGGTGCACCAGTTCTCGCGGGACGCGGGCGTGGCCGAGGCGTGGCTGCTGGGTCAGGAGCCCTACCTGTCCAGCAGGGAGATGGGTCAGAGCGTGGACGAGGTGGAGAAGCTCATCAAACGCCACGAGGCCTTCGAGAAGTCTGCCGCCACCTGGGAGGAGCGCTTCTCCGCTCTGGAGAGGCTGACTACG ctggagctgctggaggtgaggaggcagcaggaggaggaggagaggatgaggaagcCTCCGTCTCCAGAGCcggtggtggtggagcagcaggaggagagtcagcagcagag cggCATCACTCAGAACGGACTCCCATCAGACCAGGACTCTCCTCGG GACGGCGTGGACGGAGCGGACCTGGTGAACGGCGTGGCCGAGCGCAGCTCCAAGGAGCCGAGTCCCGGTGGCTCGCCGACCACCGGCAGGAAGAGTAAAACGAGCCAGTCGTCCACGCTGCCGTCCAAGAACCAGGACTCGTCCTCGCAGCTGGAGGGACTCCTGCACCGCAAACACGAGTGGGAGGGGCATAATAAGAAGGCGTCCAACAG ATCATGGCACAACGTGTACTGTGTCATCAACAACCAGGAGATGGGCTTCTATAAAGACAGCAAGGCGGCGGCTCAGGGGGTCCCGTACCACAACGAGGTGCCCATCAGCCTGAGGGAGGCGACGTGCGACGTGGCGTCAGAatacaagaagaagaaacacgTCTTCAAACTCAG ACTCGCTGATGGAAACGAGTATCTGTTCCAAGCCAAAGACGAA GAGGAGATGAGCACCTGGATCCAGGCCATCCTGAACGCCAACGCTGACGGACTGGGCAGCAACCCCGGCACGCCGGTGTCCGGGCGCGCTCAGACGCTGCCGGCCGCCGTCACGCTCACCACCGAGTCGAGTCCCGGCAAGAGAGAGAAggacaaagagaaggagaaggagaaacgCTTCAGTCTGTTCAGCAAGAAGAAACAGTAG